One genomic segment of Micromonospora sp. WMMC415 includes these proteins:
- a CDS encoding metallophosphoesterase yields the protein MRKRTLFRLAAGTAAVGAATLAYASLVERNMFTLRRYDVPVLPADAEPLRVLHLSDLHMMPDQRRKQRWVASLAGLDPDLVVVTGDNMAHPGAVPGALRALQPLLDYPGAFVFGSNDYTGPVLKNPFTYFLPDREYVEGVELPYDELRDVFTGAGWVDLNNARTTLKAGGRLVELVGVDDPHIERDDYASVAGPVSPSADLSIALSHSPEPPVLDQMAADGFGLLLAGHTHGGQVCVPGVGALVTNCGLPRSMAKGLHRWPGSDSWLHVSAGLGTHPTAPVRFSCPPEASILTLIPR from the coding sequence ATGCGAAAGCGCACACTATTCCGGCTCGCCGCCGGGACCGCCGCGGTCGGCGCGGCCACCCTCGCGTACGCGTCGCTCGTCGAGCGCAACATGTTCACCCTGCGGCGGTACGACGTACCGGTGCTGCCGGCCGACGCGGAGCCGCTGCGCGTCCTGCACCTGTCCGACCTGCACATGATGCCCGACCAGCGGCGCAAGCAGCGCTGGGTGGCGTCGCTGGCCGGCCTGGACCCGGACCTGGTCGTGGTGACCGGCGACAACATGGCCCACCCCGGCGCGGTGCCCGGAGCGCTGCGCGCCCTCCAGCCGCTGCTGGACTACCCGGGCGCCTTCGTGTTCGGCTCCAACGACTACACCGGGCCGGTCCTCAAGAACCCCTTCACCTACTTCCTCCCCGACCGGGAGTACGTCGAGGGCGTCGAGCTGCCGTACGACGAGCTGCGCGACGTGTTCACCGGAGCCGGCTGGGTCGACCTGAACAACGCCCGGACGACGCTCAAGGCCGGCGGCCGGCTCGTCGAGCTGGTCGGCGTGGACGACCCCCACATCGAGCGGGACGACTACGCCTCGGTCGCCGGCCCGGTCTCACCGTCGGCCGACCTGTCGATCGCGCTCAGCCACTCCCCGGAACCGCCCGTGCTCGACCAGATGGCGGCCGACGGGTTCGGACTGCTCCTCGCCGGTCACACCCACGGCGGCCAGGTCTGCGTGCCGGGCGTCGGCGCGCTGGTCACCAACTGCGGGCTGCCCCGGTCGATGGCGAAGGGTCTACACCGCTGGCCCGGCTCCGACTCCTGGCTGCACGTCTCGGCCGGCCTCGGCACCCACCCGACCGCCCCGGTCCGGTTCTCCTGCCCGCCCGAGGCGAGCATCCTGACGCTGATCCCGCGCTGA
- a CDS encoding WhiB family transcriptional regulator, which yields MGMITDWPSLAACQNGDPDALFVQGAEQNVAKRICRSCPVRYECLADALDNRIEFGVWGGMTERERRALLRRHPQVTSWRKMFEAAMKKNAKDKAGKDKVLAATAG from the coding sequence ATGGGCATGATCACTGACTGGCCGTCACTGGCGGCGTGTCAGAACGGGGACCCGGACGCGTTGTTCGTACAGGGCGCCGAACAGAACGTGGCCAAGCGGATCTGCCGGAGCTGCCCAGTCCGGTACGAGTGCCTGGCGGACGCGCTGGACAACCGGATCGAGTTCGGCGTGTGGGGCGGCATGACCGAACGGGAACGCCGGGCGTTGCTGCGCCGCCACCCGCAGGTCACGAGCTGGCGCAAGATGTTCGAGGCCGCGATGAAGAAGAACGCCAAGGACAAGGCCGGCAAGGACAAGGTCCTCGCCGCCACGGCCGGTTGA
- a CDS encoding ArsA-related P-loop ATPase, with protein sequence MVPSDNVAPPLDVDRILADPGVRIVVCCGAGGVGKTTTAAALALRAAEEHGRRTVVLTIDPARRLAQSLGLTELDNTPRQVKGIDAEASGGELHAMMLDMKRTFDDVVLQHTDPAKAAEIFANPFYAAMSSTFAGTQEYMAMEKLGQLHARGEWDLIVVDTPPSRSALDFLDAPARLSRFLDGRMLRLLLAPARTGGRSMFTFVTAGFGVFSKVVQKILGAQLLTDLSGFVAALDSMFGGFRQRAEQTYRILQARETAFLLVAAPEPDAVREAAYFAGRLREEKMPLAGLVLNRVHRPAVPELGPDESLAAAERLAERGGHERTAEVLRAHAALAQQAVREQRVAARFTETFPTVPTVSVTAQPADVHDVDGLRTIGAAISRE encoded by the coding sequence TTGGTGCCTTCCGACAACGTGGCGCCGCCGCTGGACGTCGACCGGATCCTCGCCGATCCGGGCGTACGGATCGTGGTCTGCTGCGGGGCGGGCGGGGTGGGCAAGACGACCACCGCCGCCGCGCTCGCGCTGCGGGCCGCGGAGGAACACGGCCGGCGTACGGTCGTGCTCACCATCGACCCGGCCCGCCGGCTGGCGCAGTCACTCGGGTTGACCGAGCTGGACAACACCCCGCGCCAGGTGAAGGGGATCGACGCGGAGGCCAGCGGCGGCGAGCTGCACGCCATGATGCTCGACATGAAGCGCACCTTCGACGACGTGGTGCTCCAGCACACCGATCCGGCGAAGGCGGCGGAGATCTTCGCGAACCCGTTCTACGCGGCCATGAGCTCCACCTTCGCCGGCACCCAGGAGTACATGGCGATGGAGAAGCTCGGGCAGCTGCACGCCCGGGGCGAGTGGGACCTGATCGTGGTGGACACCCCGCCGTCCCGCTCGGCGCTGGACTTCCTCGACGCGCCGGCCCGCCTGTCCCGCTTCCTGGACGGGCGGATGCTGCGCCTGCTGCTCGCCCCGGCCCGCACGGGCGGCCGGAGCATGTTCACCTTCGTGACCGCCGGCTTCGGGGTGTTCTCGAAGGTCGTGCAGAAGATCCTCGGCGCGCAGCTGCTGACCGACCTCTCCGGCTTCGTCGCGGCGCTCGACTCGATGTTCGGCGGTTTCCGGCAGCGGGCGGAGCAGACGTACCGCATCCTCCAGGCCCGCGAGACGGCGTTCCTGCTGGTGGCGGCTCCGGAGCCGGACGCGGTCCGGGAGGCCGCCTACTTCGCGGGCCGGCTGCGGGAGGAGAAGATGCCGCTGGCCGGTCTGGTCCTCAACCGGGTCCACCGCCCGGCCGTGCCGGAGCTCGGGCCGGACGAGAGCCTGGCCGCCGCTGAGCGGCTGGCCGAGCGGGGCGGCCACGAGCGCACCGCCGAGGTGCTGCGGGCCCACGCCGCGCTGGCCCAGCAGGCGGTACGCGAGCAGCGGGTGGCCGCGCGGTTCACCGAGACGTTCCCGACCGTCCCGACGGTGTCGGTGACGGCGCAACCCGCCGACGTGCACGACGTCGACGGGTTGCGGACGATCGGTGCGGCGATCAGCCGCGAGTGA
- a CDS encoding GatB/YqeY domain-containing protein, which produces MSTLKDRLTADMRTALKARDELTTSTLRMALAAVGTAEVAGKAKRELTDDEVLAVLTKEAKKRREAAVAFHDAGRIEQAAKETAEGEVLERYLPQQLSDEELADVVAGALAEGGFTGKAQMGPAMKAAQAAVAGRAEGGRVAGEVRRQLAV; this is translated from the coding sequence ATGAGCACGTTGAAGGACCGTCTCACCGCGGACATGCGAACCGCGCTGAAGGCGCGTGACGAGCTGACCACCTCCACCCTCCGGATGGCGCTCGCGGCGGTCGGCACCGCCGAGGTGGCCGGCAAGGCCAAGCGGGAGCTCACCGACGACGAGGTGCTCGCGGTGCTGACCAAGGAGGCGAAGAAGCGCCGCGAGGCGGCGGTCGCCTTCCACGACGCGGGGCGCATCGAGCAGGCCGCCAAGGAGACCGCCGAGGGCGAGGTGCTGGAGCGCTACCTGCCGCAGCAGCTCTCCGACGAGGAACTGGCCGACGTGGTCGCGGGGGCGCTCGCCGAGGGTGGCTTCACCGGCAAGGCGCAGATGGGCCCGGCGATGAAGGCCGCCCAGGCCGCGGTGGCCGGCCGGGCCGAGGGGGGCCGGGTCGCCGGTGAGGTACGCCGGCAGCTCGCCGTCTGA
- a CDS encoding low temperature requirement protein A has product MRIRWDGRVVADRRWGRGHAVGLLRGKESAQQATFVELFFDLVMVFALNRLVAVAAPAVNGGDLAERWTATGRILLLFMPLMWLWIITAYITARFDPRSAHTQRMVVVTAFALLVMGATVPHAFGGAGMTFAATYVLAQVSRALIFGYALGRHALSRLYLRALIWFLVAGVFWIGGALTSGGKQAAWWLVAVAVDLGSAWRGWPVPGLGKGRASVWALAPHYLAERFQQLLLVALGETILAVGVIYAARLGRVGDYRSIGLLAAFLTTVLLWRIYFHKAGQLFGDAVASAQDPAGLGRFAASAHVVMILGIVATAIGHEIVQTHPADHSYPLWLIMILGGPACYLAGRAALERAVFSRVSPHRWIGALVLLLAAVPLIHTPPIAAAITATVILAGIAAIDTRRSSRRPPEQPRPGDRRTRWLRPRS; this is encoded by the coding sequence ATGCGGATCCGCTGGGATGGGCGGGTGGTGGCCGATCGGCGATGGGGACGTGGACACGCGGTAGGGCTGCTGCGTGGCAAGGAGAGTGCGCAGCAGGCGACCTTCGTGGAGTTGTTCTTCGATCTGGTGATGGTGTTCGCGCTCAATCGGCTGGTGGCCGTCGCGGCGCCAGCGGTGAACGGCGGCGACCTTGCCGAGCGGTGGACGGCGACCGGACGCATCTTGTTGCTGTTCATGCCGCTGATGTGGTTGTGGATCATCACGGCTTACATCACCGCCCGGTTCGACCCGCGGTCCGCCCACACGCAGCGGATGGTGGTGGTCACGGCGTTCGCGCTGCTGGTGATGGGAGCGACGGTGCCCCACGCGTTCGGCGGCGCGGGGATGACGTTCGCGGCGACGTACGTCCTCGCCCAGGTCAGCCGCGCGTTGATCTTCGGTTACGCGCTGGGCCGGCACGCGCTGAGCCGGCTGTACCTTCGGGCCTTGATCTGGTTCCTGGTCGCCGGTGTGTTCTGGATCGGCGGGGCGTTGACCTCGGGCGGGAAACAGGCCGCCTGGTGGCTGGTGGCGGTTGCGGTTGATCTCGGGTCGGCGTGGCGGGGATGGCCGGTGCCGGGCCTGGGCAAGGGCCGGGCATCGGTATGGGCACTCGCTCCGCATTACCTGGCGGAGCGGTTCCAGCAACTGCTGCTGGTCGCCCTGGGCGAGACGATCCTGGCCGTCGGTGTCATCTACGCCGCCCGGCTCGGTCGCGTCGGCGACTACCGGAGCATCGGTCTGCTGGCGGCGTTCCTCACGACCGTCCTGCTATGGCGCATCTACTTCCACAAGGCCGGCCAACTTTTCGGCGATGCCGTCGCGTCCGCGCAGGACCCGGCCGGCCTGGGTCGCTTCGCCGCGTCCGCACACGTCGTGATGATCCTCGGCATCGTGGCAACCGCCATCGGCCACGAAATCGTCCAGACCCACCCCGCCGACCACAGCTACCCGTTGTGGCTGATCATGATCCTGGGTGGGCCGGCCTGCTATCTGGCCGGGCGGGCGGCGCTGGAACGGGCTGTCTTCTCCCGAGTGTCCCCACACCGCTGGATAGGGGCCCTGGTCCTCCTGCTGGCAGCCGTGCCTCTGATCCACACGCCGCCGATAGCGGCCGCGATCACCGCCACCGTCATCCTGGCGGGCATCGCAGCCATCGACACCCGCCGCTCGTCCCGCCGCCCACCGGAACAACCCCGCCCCGGCGACCGGAGAACCCGGTGGTTGCGTCCACGCTCCTAG
- a CDS encoding low temperature requirement protein A has protein sequence MGGKRWAERLGPAVAVAPGTRVDRFEIFFDLVFVFSFFIITRATAMNITGDSLLHGMLVLAVLWWCWVVHTVVATRVRLGVGFVPALMVVAMAALFCFSLSLPQAFGNPVQWAVGPVVVAVSYLVLRFVHLLLYWHVAQERPGERRLLLRYSPELVTSTLLLLAAALIPPQIDDLGLAEMVRDGLWIAVVLLQYGAGLVSTAWGWVLTSAEHWTERYDLILIIALGESIISVGVGGNLLGGEPVTWRGVTAAVLGIFFTAALWWTHFDVIAPAARIAQHAAQGRARVAMARDAYAYCQLVMIAGIILFALGAEEIVRQVADAAVGLAEPTHGPGAPLLFSGVICYLCGGMLFQLRTLRTLSWTRVGTVLVLAVAIPVATHLPALAALSLLTAICIALVVIEVVVMADARRALLGAVFEEKATYEKHEAGWRARWHDGTPDEEPR, from the coding sequence GTGGGTGGCAAGCGGTGGGCGGAGCGGCTCGGCCCGGCCGTCGCGGTGGCCCCCGGTACCCGGGTGGACCGATTCGAGATCTTCTTCGACCTGGTCTTCGTCTTCTCGTTCTTCATCATCACCCGGGCCACCGCGATGAACATCACCGGCGACAGCCTGCTGCACGGCATGCTGGTCCTCGCCGTCCTCTGGTGGTGCTGGGTGGTGCACACCGTCGTCGCGACCCGGGTCCGACTCGGCGTGGGCTTCGTCCCGGCGCTGATGGTCGTCGCGATGGCCGCGCTCTTCTGCTTCTCCCTGTCCCTGCCACAGGCGTTCGGCAACCCGGTGCAGTGGGCTGTCGGACCGGTGGTGGTCGCGGTGAGCTACCTGGTGCTCCGCTTCGTGCACCTGCTGCTCTACTGGCACGTCGCCCAGGAGCGGCCCGGCGAACGTCGCCTGTTGCTGAGGTACTCCCCCGAGCTGGTGACGAGCACCCTCCTGCTGCTGGCTGCCGCGCTGATCCCACCGCAGATCGACGACCTGGGGCTGGCCGAGATGGTGCGCGACGGGCTGTGGATCGCCGTGGTGCTGTTGCAGTACGGCGCCGGCCTCGTCTCTACCGCCTGGGGCTGGGTGCTGACCTCCGCCGAACACTGGACCGAACGGTACGACCTCATCCTCATCATCGCCCTGGGCGAGTCGATCATCTCGGTCGGCGTGGGCGGCAACCTGCTCGGGGGTGAGCCGGTCACCTGGCGGGGCGTCACCGCCGCGGTGCTCGGCATCTTCTTCACCGCCGCCCTGTGGTGGACGCATTTCGACGTCATCGCTCCGGCCGCCCGGATCGCGCAGCACGCCGCGCAGGGCCGCGCCCGGGTCGCCATGGCGCGGGACGCCTACGCGTACTGCCAGCTCGTCATGATCGCCGGGATCATCCTGTTCGCCCTCGGGGCGGAGGAGATCGTGCGGCAGGTCGCGGACGCTGCGGTCGGCCTCGCCGAGCCGACCCACGGCCCGGGCGCACCGCTGCTGTTCAGCGGGGTGATCTGCTACCTCTGCGGCGGGATGCTGTTCCAACTGCGTACCCTCCGCACGCTCTCCTGGACCCGCGTCGGCACCGTGCTCGTCCTCGCGGTCGCCATTCCCGTCGCGACGCACCTGCCCGCGCTGGCGGCGCTCAGCCTGCTGACGGCCATCTGCATCGCGTTGGTGGTGATCGAGGTGGTCGTCATGGCGGACGCCCGCCGGGCCCTGCTCGGCGCCGTGTTCGAGGAGAAGGCCACGTACGAGAAGCACGAGGCCGGCTGGCGGGCCCGCTGGCACGACGGAACCCCGGACGAAGAACCCCGATAG
- a CDS encoding transglycosylase domain-containing protein: MRKRDHNVLTNAASLLICGLLAGVVVAAAAFPAVAMSGLAAKAGAETFGALPKELTVARPPQISYLLASDGKTPLATMFDENRREVKLKDIAPVMRDAIIAAEDHDFYQHNGVDLNGVARAFVNNSSGTADRQGASTLTMQYVRLAIAYSATHPADVVAATEDTSARKLREMRYALQIDKELSKDEILQRYLNIAAFGNGAYGIFAASQVYFAKHPSKLTIEEAAMLAGLVKAPSAFNPTTRSGYPQAVARRDYVINNMYEIGKITKEQADKAKAVKLKVVGKRAPNGCVDTTTKSWGFFCDYFYRWWMAQETFGSTSYDRERRLKSGGFTIVTTMEPQVQNAADAAVRRNLPVTSKAARMVAVIEPGTGRVRALSVNRNYKLDDPDSPQNKPHSDPKQRKKGKRGNYPNTVNPLLSGGDGITGYQAGSTFKIFTIVAALEKGVPLSYTINAPQRFTSEYIIKRGSDAACEGTHFYCPENASPSMAGVHNMWSAFGRSVNTYFIPLQQQVGAENVVKAAKKLGINFRSQEDIDLEKGAHQWGAFSLGVSQTIPLELANAYATLAADGKYCEPIPVQEIRDPDGKKLDVANPRCEQRISTEVARAAVDAARCPVGDRSSTSKCAGATAGKVKQEVKAPVAGKSGTTDSEKTASLVAMTKQYAVAGIMADPDWPQTTQEMKHEEKTGINPPVYETLRDAMKGKERINFTPPGNKIREGDQRRIPDVKCVSVEQAKSRIQGAGFDAVVSSNKVPSDCPANTAAGTSPEGRTIKGGVVMIQVSSGQGATPPTGQPGNPPTNPGRPPGRPGG; the protein is encoded by the coding sequence ATGCGGAAACGTGACCACAATGTGCTGACCAACGCCGCATCGCTACTCATCTGTGGCCTGTTGGCCGGCGTGGTGGTCGCCGCAGCGGCCTTCCCCGCAGTGGCGATGTCCGGCCTGGCCGCGAAGGCCGGCGCCGAGACCTTCGGAGCACTGCCCAAAGAGCTGACGGTGGCCCGGCCACCGCAGATCAGCTACCTGCTCGCGTCCGACGGCAAGACACCGCTCGCGACGATGTTCGACGAGAACCGTCGCGAGGTGAAGCTCAAGGACATCGCACCGGTCATGCGGGACGCGATCATCGCCGCCGAGGACCACGACTTCTACCAGCACAACGGCGTCGACCTGAACGGCGTCGCTCGCGCCTTCGTCAACAACAGCTCCGGCACCGCCGACCGGCAGGGCGCCTCGACGCTCACCATGCAGTACGTCCGGCTCGCCATCGCGTACTCGGCGACCCACCCGGCCGACGTGGTCGCGGCCACCGAGGACACCAGCGCCCGCAAGCTCCGCGAGATGCGCTACGCGCTCCAGATCGACAAGGAACTCTCCAAGGACGAGATCCTCCAGCGCTACCTGAACATCGCCGCGTTCGGCAACGGCGCGTACGGCATCTTCGCCGCCAGCCAGGTCTACTTCGCCAAGCACCCGAGCAAGCTGACGATCGAGGAAGCGGCGATGCTCGCCGGCCTGGTCAAGGCCCCGAGCGCGTTCAACCCCACCACCCGCAGCGGATACCCGCAGGCGGTGGCCCGGCGTGACTACGTCATCAACAACATGTACGAGATCGGCAAGATCACCAAGGAGCAGGCCGACAAGGCCAAGGCGGTCAAGCTCAAGGTCGTCGGCAAGCGGGCGCCCAACGGCTGTGTCGACACCACCACGAAGAGCTGGGGCTTCTTCTGCGACTACTTCTACCGCTGGTGGATGGCGCAGGAGACGTTCGGCTCGACCTCGTACGACCGGGAACGGCGGCTCAAGAGCGGCGGCTTCACGATCGTCACGACGATGGAGCCCCAGGTCCAGAACGCCGCTGACGCGGCGGTCCGGAGGAACCTGCCGGTGACCAGCAAGGCGGCCCGGATGGTCGCGGTGATCGAGCCGGGCACCGGCCGGGTCCGTGCGCTCTCGGTCAACCGCAACTACAAGCTCGACGACCCCGACAGCCCGCAGAACAAGCCGCACAGCGACCCGAAGCAGCGGAAGAAGGGCAAGCGGGGCAACTACCCGAACACGGTCAACCCGCTGCTCAGCGGCGGTGACGGCATCACCGGGTACCAGGCCGGCTCAACCTTCAAGATCTTCACGATCGTGGCTGCGTTGGAGAAGGGCGTCCCGCTCAGCTACACGATCAACGCGCCGCAGCGGTTCACGTCCGAGTACATCATCAAGCGGGGGAGCGACGCGGCCTGCGAGGGCACCCACTTCTACTGCCCGGAGAACGCGAGCCCCAGCATGGCCGGCGTCCACAACATGTGGAGCGCGTTCGGCCGCTCGGTGAACACCTACTTCATTCCCCTGCAGCAGCAGGTCGGCGCGGAGAACGTGGTCAAGGCGGCCAAGAAGCTCGGCATCAACTTCCGCTCCCAGGAGGACATCGACCTGGAGAAGGGTGCCCACCAGTGGGGTGCCTTCAGCCTCGGTGTCTCCCAGACGATCCCGCTGGAACTGGCCAACGCGTACGCCACCCTGGCGGCGGACGGCAAGTACTGCGAGCCCATCCCGGTGCAGGAGATCCGCGACCCGGACGGCAAGAAGCTCGACGTCGCGAACCCGCGCTGCGAGCAGCGCATCAGCACCGAGGTGGCCCGTGCCGCGGTGGACGCCGCCCGCTGCCCGGTCGGTGACCGCTCGTCGACGTCCAAGTGCGCCGGCGCGACCGCCGGCAAGGTGAAGCAAGAGGTGAAGGCGCCGGTGGCCGGCAAGTCCGGCACGACCGACTCGGAGAAGACCGCCTCGCTGGTCGCGATGACCAAGCAGTACGCGGTGGCCGGCATCATGGCCGACCCGGACTGGCCGCAGACCACCCAGGAGATGAAGCACGAAGAGAAGACGGGCATCAACCCGCCGGTGTACGAGACGCTGCGGGACGCGATGAAGGGCAAGGAGCGCATCAACTTCACCCCGCCCGGGAACAAGATCCGCGAGGGCGACCAGCGGCGGATTCCGGACGTCAAGTGCGTCAGCGTGGAGCAGGCGAAGTCCCGCATCCAGGGCGCCGGCTTCGACGCGGTCGTCTCCAGCAACAAGGTCCCGTCCGACTGCCCCGCCAACACCGCCGCGGGCACCAGCCCGGAGGGACGCACCATCAAGGGTGGCGTGGTCATGATCCAGGTCAGCTCCGGCCAGGGCGCCACCCCGCCCACGGGCCAGCCCGGGAACCCGCCGACCAACCCCGGCCGCCCGCCCGGCCGCCCCGGCGGCTGA